From the Musa acuminata AAA Group cultivar baxijiao chromosome BXJ3-7, Cavendish_Baxijiao_AAA, whole genome shotgun sequence genome, one window contains:
- the LOC135642900 gene encoding receptor-like protein 34, translating to MGIIPSAAATGDSSTRCKENERAALLKLKQGLFDSSGQLSSWASDDCCRWRGVRCRNRTGHVVQLRLSNPSPSPDGDDNFLSGKISPSLLELEALELPGLEQKQIRWSKHPTLHRLADELAILDLLYNGISVDISNFGKQLSGCVRNRLQVLNLANNALGGGAPVWIGELRNLKSLHLEDNLLSSLIPPSLGTLSSLSFLYLSDNMLRGSISESFGQLSELIVWVVSYNQLSGIVSDVHFSSITRFEALLLS from the exons ATGGGAATCATCCCTTCCGCCGCAGCAACAGGCGATTCCAGCACTCGTTGCAAAGAGAACGAGAGGGCAGCTCTTCTCAAGCTCAAGCAAGGCCTGTTCGATTCCAGCGGCCAGCTATCTTCCTGGGCGAGTGACGACTGCTGCAGATGGCGAGGCGTTCGCTGCAGAAACCGCACCGGCCATGTCGTCCAACTCCGACTGAGCAACCCCTCACCCTCACCTGACGGCGACGACAACTTCTTGTCCGGCAAGATCAGTCCTTCTCTGCTCGAGCTTGAGGCACTTGAGCTACCTGGACTTGAGCAGAAACAGATTCGATGGAGCAAGCATCCCACGCTTCATCGGCTCGCTGACGAGCTTGCG ATTCTAGACCTGTTATATAATGGGATCAGTGTAGACATCTCGAATTTTGGCAAGCAGTTGTCTGGATGTGTCAGAAACAGGTTGCAGGTATTAAATCTGGCAAACAATGCTTTGGGTGGTGGAGCTCCTGTATGGATTGGGGAGCTCAGGAATCTGAAGTCTCTGCATCTTGAGGACAACTTGCTCTCCAGTCTCATTCCTCCATCTCTTGGAACCCTCTCGTCACTGAGCTTCCTCTACCTAAGCGACAACATGTTACGGGGGTCAATTTCTGAATCTTTCGGGCAGCTCTCGGAGCTAATCGTGTGGGTTGTCAGCTACAATCAACTCTCTGGTATCGTCTCCGACGTCCACTTTAGCAGCATAACAAGGTTTGAAGCTCTGCTCCTATCTTGA